A genomic region of Leptotrichia hofstadii contains the following coding sequences:
- a CDS encoding SH3 domain-containing protein, with protein MKKFILKKMFLASILSMGFSAISMGAAFVTSSKDNAINIRQSATTDSKVVETITNGHILESNEKSGEWHKVTYYNDAIKKSFTGYIHNSQLKEIVGKLVITSSEGYSNIREKPTTKSTIKTKLKTGQTVYAISKTDDDWYYIKYNGNQYGYIYSNQVAKK; from the coding sequence ATGAAAAAGTTTATACTAAAGAAAATGTTTCTGGCTTCAATTTTATCTATGGGTTTTAGTGCTATCTCAATGGGAGCTGCATTTGTGACTTCGTCAAAAGATAATGCGATTAACATAAGACAGTCTGCAACTACAGATTCTAAAGTTGTTGAAACTATTACAAATGGACATATACTGGAAAGCAATGAAAAATCTGGTGAATGGCATAAAGTGACATATTATAACGATGCAATTAAAAAGTCATTTACTGGCTATATTCACAATAGCCAATTAAAAGAAATTGTAGGTAAGCTCGTTATAACTTCAAGTGAAGGATACAGCAATATAAGAGAAAAACCAACAACAAAATCTACAATTAAAACTAAACTGAAAACTGGACAGACAGTTTACGCAATAAGCAAAACAGACGATGACTGGTATTATATTAAATACAACGGAAATCAATACGGATATATTTACAGTAATCAGGTAGCTAAAAAATAG